Proteins encoded by one window of Prevotella nigrescens:
- a CDS encoding T9SS type A sorting domain-containing protein translates to MKRKFFSAVITAIMTMSFSQTYAQTQLVVTPHSGDVGKYAIADIQKITFDASGMHIVGSKFSVEPVWKLSVIKEIKFVKTSDGIDKVGNAETEEIKISQRGDMLYFNGLGSEQAEVAIYDLKGQTMLRTRVADGEGIEASNLHNGVFIIKIKNTTFKFVKQ, encoded by the coding sequence ATGAAAAGAAAATTTTTCTCAGCTGTTATAACAGCCATAATGACAATGAGTTTCTCGCAAACCTATGCGCAGACGCAGCTTGTGGTTACGCCACATTCGGGCGATGTTGGCAAGTATGCCATTGCAGACATTCAGAAGATAACCTTCGATGCCAGTGGTATGCATATCGTGGGCAGCAAGTTCTCGGTAGAACCTGTATGGAAACTATCGGTCATTAAGGAAATTAAATTTGTGAAAACTTCCGATGGAATAGACAAGGTAGGCAATGCAGAAACTGAAGAAATAAAAATTTCTCAGCGTGGCGATATGCTTTATTTCAACGGATTAGGAAGCGAACAAGCAGAAGTGGCAATCTACGACTTAAAGGGACAGACAATGTTGCGAACCAGAGTTGCAGATGGCGAAGGCATAGAAGCTTCTAACCTGCACAATGGTGTATTCATTATTAAAATTAAAAACACAACCTTTAAATTCGTAAAACAATGA
- a CDS encoding tetratricopeptide repeat protein has translation MRKTFLLLVVLCSFSLHAMAQNRRQLIEKGDSCMKAYNYFHAISHYKQAQTLGDDNAIRMKLASCHYLRTAYKQCADMLKTIPEDSLTHDALREMYYAQGAMQQTTLQTYWGMTLIEKFPMDGHIVADLMKVFLNQEDSNPNMAVLYGERYCKVDSDNVEVNRTLGEAYFLNRKYEQCIAIYNKVMAAGDTTYNALYYTAGAYEYLEKFDSAALYFAKAVERDPKMAVGNYRLGVVENQLGRYDAAIEHLRTAATLYEPNKTIMFEIYKNMGDAKNSLKQLKEAYLYWGYALAYTDDKELKEKRLELKKRLNL, from the coding sequence ATGCGGAAGACATTCCTCCTTCTTGTAGTCTTGTGCAGCTTCAGCCTGCACGCAATGGCGCAAAACCGCCGGCAACTTATTGAAAAAGGCGACAGTTGCATGAAAGCTTACAACTATTTCCACGCCATTTCGCACTATAAGCAGGCGCAGACACTGGGCGACGACAATGCCATACGCATGAAACTTGCCTCGTGCCACTATCTCCGTACGGCATATAAGCAATGTGCAGATATGCTGAAAACCATTCCCGAAGACAGCCTTACCCACGATGCACTGCGCGAAATGTACTATGCGCAGGGAGCAATGCAACAAACAACGTTACAGACTTATTGGGGAATGACGCTTATAGAGAAGTTTCCGATGGACGGACACATCGTTGCCGACCTTATGAAAGTATTTTTAAACCAAGAAGACAGCAATCCTAACATGGCAGTTCTGTATGGCGAACGCTATTGTAAAGTCGATTCCGACAATGTGGAAGTGAACCGTACACTGGGCGAAGCCTATTTCTTGAATCGTAAATACGAGCAGTGCATTGCTATATATAATAAGGTGATGGCAGCAGGCGATACCACTTACAACGCACTTTACTATACGGCAGGCGCATACGAATACTTGGAAAAGTTCGATTCGGCAGCCCTTTACTTCGCAAAAGCGGTGGAACGAGACCCCAAAATGGCAGTTGGGAACTATCGTTTAGGCGTTGTGGAAAACCAACTCGGTCGCTACGATGCAGCCATAGAGCATTTGCGAACCGCTGCAACACTTTACGAACCGAACAAAACCATCATGTTCGAAATATACAAGAATATGGGCGACGCCAAAAACAGCCTGAAACAATTAAAGGAAGCCTATCTTTATTGGGGCTATGCTCTGGCTTATACCGACGATAAGGAGTTGAAAGAGAAACGTCTGGAACTGAAGAAGCGGCTCAATCTGTAA